A region from the Chlamydiota bacterium genome encodes:
- the smpB gene encoding SsrA-binding protein SmpB, which yields MGSDTLIHNRKARFDFSILETFEVGIVLKGTEVKSIRGHKAHLNDSFALIERGEVILYNFHIDPYAFGNRSNHDPLRKRKLLLHKNEIQRLVGKLTQKRLTLVPLSIYLKRGRVKVEMALAERKLKGDKREDLKKKASDREAQAAMKQRVRNVRN from the coding sequence TTGGGTTCTGATACTTTGATTCATAATCGGAAGGCCCGTTTTGATTTTTCAATTCTGGAAACTTTTGAGGTAGGTATTGTCCTCAAAGGAACAGAGGTTAAATCCATTCGTGGGCATAAGGCTCACTTAAATGACAGTTTTGCGCTGATTGAAAGAGGGGAAGTTATTCTTTATAATTTTCATATTGATCCTTATGCGTTTGGAAATCGATCAAATCATGACCCTTTAAGAAAAAGAAAATTGCTTCTCCACAAAAATGAAATTCAAAGATTAGTGGGTAAGCTCACTCAAAAACGTTTGACTTTGGTTCCACTCTCTATTTATTTAAAGCGGGGTAGAGTGAAGGTGGAAATGGCTTTGGCTGAGCGAAAACTCAAAGGTGATAAGCGAGAGGATCTTAAGAAAAAGGCATCCGATCGAGAGGCACAAGCTGCGATGAAGCAAAGAGTTAGGAATGTAAGGAATTAA
- a CDS encoding 4Fe-4S binding protein: MAEASVTPIAAKPVPKRPPKPKAFVDRENCTGCEICIQFCPVEQCIIKVPEPSNWQLNGYVKVVESKCIGCRLCVRECPWDAISMMSSNPLSSPVATG; this comes from the coding sequence ATGGCAGAAGCATCTGTAACACCTATCGCAGCAAAACCAGTGCCGAAAAGGCCGCCCAAGCCAAAGGCCTTTGTCGATCGGGAAAACTGTACAGGTTGTGAGATTTGCATTCAATTTTGTCCAGTGGAACAGTGCATTATAAAAGTTCCTGAACCTTCCAACTGGCAACTCAATGGATATGTGAAAGTCGTGGAATCTAAATGTATTGGCTGCCGCCTTTGCGTCCGCGAATGTCCCTGGGATGCGATTTCGATGATGTCATCAAATCCTCTGTCTTCACCTGTAGCAACTGGCTAA